From a single Bryobacter aggregatus MPL3 genomic region:
- a CDS encoding sulfite oxidase heme-binding subunit YedZ, producing the protein MKSFWRSAAWKPAVFLLSLVPLAHLVWRFENNDLGPNPLEELTHVTGDWAIWFLLLSLAITPLRRLLGQPDLIRFRRLLGLFAAFYAVLHTGVWAYFDKQLDPTELIADLTLRRFIIAGMISLVILLILAATSTNASIRFLGKNWRRLHRLVYLAAALAVLHYYWLVKADTRLPLSYAGILLLLLLARTIPLRSNANLTK; encoded by the coding sequence GTGAAATCCTTCTGGCGCAGCGCGGCATGGAAACCCGCGGTGTTCCTCCTCTCTCTTGTCCCTCTTGCTCACTTGGTCTGGCGTTTCGAGAACAATGATCTCGGCCCCAATCCTCTTGAGGAGCTGACCCATGTCACTGGCGATTGGGCGATCTGGTTCCTGCTGCTCTCGCTGGCGATTACGCCGCTGCGCCGGCTTCTTGGACAACCGGATCTCATCCGCTTCCGGCGGCTGCTCGGGCTCTTCGCCGCTTTCTACGCGGTGCTGCATACGGGCGTCTGGGCCTATTTCGACAAGCAACTCGACCCCACCGAATTGATTGCCGATCTGACCCTGCGCCGCTTCATCATTGCGGGCATGATCTCCTTGGTGATCCTGCTGATTCTCGCTGCGACCTCGACCAACGCGTCCATTCGATTTCTCGGGAAGAATTGGCGAAGGCTGCATCGGCTGGTCTACCTTGCCGCTGCGCTCGCCGTGCTGCATTACTACTGGTTAGTGAAAGCAGACACGCGGCTGCCGCTCAGCTATGCAGGCATTCTGCTCCTCTTGTTGCTCGCCCGAACGATTCCCCTCCGGAGTAACGCGAATCTGACAAAATGA